Proteins from one Cryptomeria japonica chromosome 4, Sugi_1.0, whole genome shotgun sequence genomic window:
- the LOC131050573 gene encoding probable aquaporin PIP1-4 translates to MEGKEEDVKLGANKYSERQPLGTSAQTREKDYTEPGPAPLFEPGEFKSWSFWRAGIAEFMATFLFLYITILTVMGVKRSNDTCSTVGIQGIAWAFGGMIFALVYCTAGISGGHINPAVTFGLFLARKLSLPRAVFYMICQCLGAICGAGVVKGFEGHHNYEMLGGGANSVAHGYTKGDGLGAEIVGTFVLVYTVFSATDAKRSARDSHVPLLAPLPIGFAVFLVHLATIPITGTGINPARSLGAAIIFNKDHAWDDQWVFWVGPFIGAGLAAIYHQMIIRAIPFKRS, encoded by the exons ATGGAAGGAAAGGAGGAAGATGTTAAGCTTGGAGCAAACAAGTACTCGGAGAGGCAGCCACTGGGAACGTCCGCCCAGACTAGGGAAAAGGACTACACAGAACCAGGGCCTGCACCCCTGTTTGAGCCAGGGGAGTTCAAGTCATGGTCTTTCTGGAGAGCAGGAATTGCAGAGTTCATGGCAACTTTCCTCTTCCTCTACATCACCATCCTCACTGTCATGGGTGTGAAAAGATCAAATGATACGTGTTCAACTGTGGGAATCCAGGGCATCGCCTGGGCATTCGGAGGAATGATCTTTGCTCTTGTTTACTGCACAGCTGGAATTTCAG GTGGGCACATTAATCCGGCTGTGACTTTTGGGCTCTTCCTGGCGAGGAAGCTGTCACTGCCACGAGCTGTGTTCTACATGATATGCCAGTGCTTGGGCGCCATCTGTGGAGCAGGAGTGGTGAAGGGCTTCGAGGGCCACCACAACTATGAAATGCTCGGAGGCGGTGCCAATTCGGTAGCTCATGGCTACACCAAGGGTGACGGTTTGGGTGCTGAGATTGTGGGCACCTTTGTTCTTGTCTACACTGTTTTCTCTGCCACTGATGCCAAACGAAGCGCCAGGGATTCCCATGTTCCG CTTTTGGCACCCCTACCAATTGGGTTCGCTGTTTTCCTGGTCCACTTGGCCACAATTCCCATCACAGGAACAGGCATCAACCCTGCTCGGAGCCTTGGAGCTGCTATTATTTTCAACAAGGATCACGCCTGGGATGACCAG TGGGTTTTCTGGGTTGGTCCCTTCATTGGCGCTGGACTTGCAGCAATCTACCACCAGATGATCATTCGAGCTATCCCATTCAAACGCtcttag